The region CATACTCATCATATAACCGCTGTACCCGCCGCTTAAGTTATAGACATCATACCCTTTTTGTTTGAGAAAGCGGTAAGCGACATATGACCTGTAGCCCACACCGCAGTACAGGACGATCTTTTTCCTTGAATCCAGCTCCCGGTAGCGCTGGCGCAGTTCATCAAGGGGAAGGTTTAGCGCCCCTTTCACAGAGCCTTTCTCATTTTCCGCCGGCGTCCGAACATCAACTACCGTGACTTCTTCTTTTTCCAGCATTTCTTTAAGCTGGGCAGGTGTTACGTGCCGGACATCCCCCCGCAGGATATTGGCAGCCACCATGCCGGCCATTATGGCCGGGTCTTTGGCCGAAGCAAACGGCGGTGCATACGGCAAATCAAGGTGTTCCAGGTCAAGTACGCTGAGATTAGCGTAAACAGCCACAGCCAGAGCGTCAATTCGCTTGTCCACACCTTTCCAACCCACTCCCTGGGCTCCCAGGACCCTGCCGGTGTGTTCCTCGACAACGATTTTAATTATCATGCGTCTGGCTTCTGGATAGTAAGTGGCGTGATCATGCGAAGGGGTATAAGACACATAACAGTTCATCCCCAGTTCCCTGGCTTCTTTTTCGCTCAAACCGGTACGGGCTGCCGTCAGCTCACCCACTTTTATGATGGCCGATCCCATGACCCCCTTGAACAGGAGTTTACCGCCCGCGGCATTGGCTCCGGCAATTCGCCCCTGCTTGTTGGCGCTCCCCGCCAGCGGTATTCTTACTTTTTTACCCGAAACCAGGTGTACGGATTCAACAATGTCGCCCGCCGCGTAGATGTCGGGATCGCTGGTCAGCATTGTGGCATCGGCAACCACTCCCCCGGCTGTCCCAACAGCAAGTCCCGCTTTACGGGCCAAATCGAGACGCGGCTTTGCGCCGATGGCCAGTATGACCATCTCCGTCTTAATCCTCGTGCCGTCTTCCAGGATAACCTC is a window of Peptococcaceae bacterium DNA encoding:
- a CDS encoding FAD-dependent oxidoreductase, encoding MKIVIVGGVAAGASAATKARRVNEEAEIVILEKGPYVSFANCGLPYYVGGEIQKRESLILVSPELFKKRFNIDVRINHEVTDIDPQGKTVTVKAAGETVKETYDKLILAPGSEPIIPPLPGVDLPQVHAVFTVPDVEKITENIQEGLKSAVIVGGGFIGLETAEALLKRGLVTTLVEKMPQLIPNFDPEFSLPLESHLKDMGLRICLGNSLQAILGDGKVEEVILEDGTRIKTEMVILAIGAKPRLDLARKAGLAVGTAGGVVADATMLTSDPDIYAAGDIVESVHLVSGKKVRIPLAGSANKQGRIAGANAAGGKLLFKGVMGSAIIKVGELTAARTGLSEKEARELGMNCYVSYTPSHDHATYYPEARRMIIKIVVEEHTGRVLGAQGVGWKGVDKRIDALAVAVYANLSVLDLEHLDLPYAPPFASAKDPAIMAGMVAANILRGDVRHVTPAQLKEMLEKEEVTVVDVRTPAENEKGSVKGALNLPLDELRQRYRELDSRKKIVLYCGVGYRSYVAYRFLKQKGYDVYNLSGGYSGYMMSMQ